In the Uranotaenia lowii strain MFRU-FL chromosome 1, ASM2978415v1, whole genome shotgun sequence genome, tgagaggacagctttaatttaaaaagcgAGTGGAGAGGACAGTCTAAATGCATTGATAATAgtttcaagtgagttgaaagGAAAACCTAGATCTTAAAAACGAatttagaggacagcttgaacaaATTGATAACAATGTcaaacgagttgagagaacagctgaaaattgaaaagcgagtcgagaggacaagCGAAACGTATTAATAGTAGTTTCAAGGAAATCTGTAATCaaaagacgagttgagaggacagcctgaacaaattgATAACAATTTTAAGCGAGTATAGAAAAATCGAaagacgagttgagagaacagcctgaagTTATTCGAAGCAATTTAAAGGCGAGTTGAACCTGGAcgtattactaaaaattttaaacgaggaaaatttggaattaaatggcgagttgagaatacagcctgaaagtattgattaaaattttaaagtgagTTAAGAGAACACTTTGAAATTTAAAGGCAagatgagaggacagcctgaacgtatttATAAGAATTTCAAGTCAGTTGAAAGGAAAACCTGAATCTTAAAGACGAGTTGAggggacagcctgaacgtattgataacaatttcaagcgaattgagagaacagctgGAAATggaaaagcgagttgagaggacagtctaaACGTATTGATAGTAATTTCAAGGAAATCTGAATTCaaagacgagttgagaggacagcctgaacgtattgataacaattttaagcgagttgagaaaaaTCGAAAGACGAGTTGAGACGAAAGCCTCAATGTATTGATAAgaattagatttgaaatttgacttgaaatttaaaagcgCAATTGTGAGGACAACCTGGACGTATTAATGAacgaggaaaattttaaattaaatggcgagttgagaagacttCCTGAAAGAATCGACtagaatttcaagtgagttaaGAGAATAACTTGAAGTAAacgagcgagttgagagaacagtcTGAACGTATTGATAATAATTTCAAGTAAGTTGAAAGGAAAACCTGAATcttaaaggcgagttgagaggacagcctaaataAATTGATGACGATTTCAAGCGACTTCAGAGAACAGCTGGAAATCTAAAAGCGAggcgagaggacagcttaaacatattggtaaaaatttcaagaaaatctgaaatcaaaagacaaattgagaggacagcgtGAATGAATTGATAATAATTCGAAGTGAATTGAGAGggcaatttgaaatttaatggcGAGTTGCGAGGACAGCCTGGAcgaataaatgataattttaaacgaagaaaatttgaaataaaatggcgagttgagaagacagcctgaacCAATTGATAacaatttcaagtgagttgagaaaacaacttgaaatcaaaaagcgagttgagaggacaacctgaaagtattgataaaaaatgCAAGTAAGTTGAAAGGAAAACCTGAATCTTAAAGAAAGGgttaagaggacagcctgaacatatcgataacaatttcaagtgagttgagataATAGCTGGATATCAAAAAGGGAATCgtgaggacagcctgaacgtattgATAGTaatttcaagtgagtttcaatgtattcataaaaatagcaagcgagttgagagaacagtttaaaattaacgtattggttaaaatttcaagtgtgatgagaaaacaactcaaaatctgAACTGCTTGTGAAGAGTACTGCTTAAGAAACCTTCTGAAATTAATAACACTGATACTCGACGTGAATTTTGAAgtcatattcaaaaaaattcctaATCCTGAgctaagattttttgaaatttgatcttGTATTCTAAGTATGAATTCCTCACAATTTGGTCTGTTATTCTGAGTgtcatattcaaaataaaaatgaattcttATCCggaaatttttattatgaaaatctgCTAGTCCGAAAAGATTCAATATCAGAATTCagcgtaaaaaaaaataaatttcagaatcTAGGATCggaattcaaaacataaaaatttgaatttgatttttgatcaGCTCAGTATTGGACAAATCCCCaagcacatttttttatttcaggggACAAATTTGTTCTTGCTTATAAATATTTCTTGCTGGTGTGAGGTTTTCTGACCTCATTGGCaaccaaaatttcaatgttaagccaaacaaattttcataacctTAACCCGATTTAgagataaaatttttcaagaaaaatctatatttttataaCCATAAAACATTCCGATTTCAATCGGAAAGCAAACTACGCCAGTGCTACTTTTCTAGCCGATGCAAGCTGTGCGCACAAACTAACTAATGAAGGTAGCAGCAGTAAGAACATACATAGAGAATGGTGATGTGATAATGGCTCCTGATGATATTGCTGCCGATAAAGTGAGCTTCTCATCCCCTTCGTTCCCAATCTATTTCTCgggaaactgaaactgaactatTTTCCATATTCCGGGCACCCGTTTTCCCTTGAATGTTAAATTTTCTCCTTCGAGCAAGATTGCGTTAATTTCAAATCTCGGGCGGTTGATATAATTGGATTTTTCGATTCGAATGCACCCGAAATGGTAAACAGCAAAAACCAAAAACGATTCCAATTTCAGATTTGGTTCGTTTGTTTTTCGGGAGGGAACCAACAAGTAAGGCGATTACTAGTAGCAATAAACTAACCAGAGAAGTACTAAAACGACGGTATCCATTGTCTCAATTTGCACTTTCTGCCTCCGCCTTTTTTGCGCCCAGAGATTGCACTTACATTGTTCCAAACACGATTTGTAAACTGATTTTTGCTTCACTTTCTTTTCGTCGCCCATTGCAGATCTTATCCGGTTGACCCCTTCTCGAATGAGCTAGCTGCCTCGGCCAGGGAGAGAGAGTATGCTGACAACCGCCAGTGAACTACTGCCATCGTTCAATTTATGCTGCTACTGAGACTATCTCGAACATAAAAATCAACCGTGCATAACAACAGGAGATTTATCTGCCACACTGTGCCGGGCATCGGCATTCGGCTAGAGCAAATAGCAAACACCCAGTGGGGAACCTGCCCCAGACAGAGGAGAGCGAGTCAACGGTCACGCCATGGACTCCATCATTCGGATGGTGGCGTTCCTGTTTCCATTTCTAGCGGCGTTACTCACGCACAATTTGGCAAACTCATTTCCGCAAAACTACGACTATGTCATCGGGGCGGACTATGGAGCAGTAACCGGACTCAGTGGGAGTCCGGGAGCCGGAAGAAGGTCCAGTGGATCCGGACAGGACCAGCGATTCGTTTGTCCGGAGCCTACCCCTAGCAGCGATTATAGCTGCATGTACGTGGGGGGTTATTACGAAATTCAATCACCCGTCATTAACCCGCAGCTGACCATCAAAATTGACCCGGGCAAATATGCTCAAATCGAATGCTATGATAAGCACGAATTCGATGACCTACCCCATCTGAATTTGGGCAACACCAGCCAGATTAAAATCACCCGATGCAAGCTGTCCCAACACAAATCAATCCTACAGCACATTAGTTTCCTGGGGGTTAAAAACATCAAAGACTTTTGGTACCAAAGCTTGGGCAAGGATTTCGGAGTAAAACTTGTCCATCAACACTTTGACGGAATGCGGAACCTCGAAAAACTAATCCTCACCTCTGGAATCGAGGACCTACAGCCGGACCTCTTCTCCGACCTGCCCAATCTTAAGTGGCTCAACCTCCGCAGCAACTACGTAAAGCTGCTCCACAACGTCTTCGACAACCTCACGAACCTTGTCATCCTGGAGCTCGCCATCAACCAAATCAACGAACTTGAACCAGGCCTTTTCAAAAACCAACGAAACCTCCGGCACCTGAACCTTTTCCGGAACCAGCTCAACAACATCACCAAAGAGTCGTTCCGAGGAGCAGAAACGATCCAGGAGCTAGACCTATCAGCGAACGCCATCGAATCATTCGACCCGGACGTCTTCTCCCTCCTACCGGACCTCACCGaactcaacctaagcttcaaccgGTTCACAACCCTCCCGGAGAACCTTCTCGCAGAAAACCGCAAGCTCAAAGACTTCCGCCTGGTCCACAACCAAGCTCCGATGCAAACCCTCCCGGAATCCTTTCTCGCCAATCTACCCCAACTTAAAACCGTGATCCTGAACCGCTGTAGCTTCACCCATCTCCCAGCAACCCTGCTGAAAGGTTCCTCCGAAATTGCGATGCTGGACTTCAGCTACAACCAACTGACTTCGCTACCGGAACAACTTCTTCGTGACCAACTTCAACTTACGGATCTAAACTTGGCCTATAACGAGCTTGAGATACTGCCGGATCGGCTTCTGGACAACACCGTCAAGCTGGAGAAGCTTAGGTTGTCCTACAATCGGCTGTACAATTTGACTGCGTAAGTATTCTGAAGTTCTGAAGTCCCGAAGTTCAAATCTAATTCTCAATTCTCCTTTCACAGTAACGTATTCTACGCGCTCGAGAACCTTCAGGAGCTATACCTGGACAACAACTATCTGCACTCGATCGATCGGAATGCGTTCGACCGAACCAGTACCCTGGTCAAGCTGTACCTGCAGAACAACTTCCTCTCGTTCCACGACTTCAGCTTCGTCGAACAGGAACTGGACATCGCCGAAGGGGACGGAACTCCGTTCCAAACCCTCAACAATCTGCGGATCCTGAATCTACGCAACAACAGCATCACTACCATCTTCCGGGACTGGGCCGTCAATGCAATCAAGCTGGAGGAACTGGACCTGAGCTACAATAACATCTCGATGCTCTCCTATTCCAGTTTGCCGTTCATATCGTCGAGGATCCGGGTCAATTTGACGCATAACAAAATTTCCCAAATTGAGTTGCGGGACATGGAGCAAATCATCATGGGACAACCGGATTCGTACGTGAGCCATGTGGATTTGTACCTCAATGATAATCCTTTGAACTGTGACTGTGTGCTGCTGCAGTTTATTCAATACTTGCGTCAAATGATGGGTAAACGGGTTTATAAGACCATTACCTTCAACGCTGACAACTTGCGTTGCGCCGAACCGAAGCAATTTGAAGGTAGACTAGTCAGTAGCTTAGAGTTGGAAGACCTGTTCTGTGATCTGGATCAACCGGGAACGGAAGTCAAGTTGTGTCCGGCCAAATGTCACTGCACCACTCGACCATTCGATAAGGCTTTAATCGTCAATTGTACCAAGCAAGGCCTTACTGAGATTCCTCCACTTCCCGTACCAAGTAACTTTGCTCATGAATACACGGAGCTACACATGGAGTATAACAACGTATCCGAGCTGCCGACCGAGGAGCTGACCGGATATTTCAGCGTGGGTAAACTGTTTATGCAGAACAACTCACTTGTTCAGCTATTGCCAGAAAACTTACCGAGCAAGCTACGAATGCTGGATGTCTCCAACAATAGGCTCGTGGTTTTGAACCAGTCGGTCATTGAAGTCCTCAACAGTAGCAAGTTCTTGGAAAACACTCGAATGGCTGGCAACCGTTGGCAATGTGATTGCACCACTTCCGAGCTTGTTAACTTTGTCCAGCGGAACCAGCAGCGTATTGGAGACATCAACCAATTGACATGCGAGGGAGGAACTTCCTTTACCAGTGTCACTATCAGTGACCTTTGCAACCGGGACCTCACCGTGATACTAGGCTGGAGTATCTCGTTGACCATACTTTTCATACTGATCGCGATATTAACCATTTTCTACTACCGTTATAACATGGAGATCAAGGTTTGGTTGTTCAAGAACGGCCTTTTCTTGTGGTTGGTCACGGAAGAAGAATTAGACAAGGATAAGCTGTATGATGCCTTCATCTCCTACTCGCATAAGGATGAAGATTTCATCACCGAACAGCTGGTGCCCACGCTAGAGAAGGAACCGATGAACTTCAAAACCTGTTTACATATCCGTGATTGGACCGCTGGAGAGATGATCAGTACACAGGTTTGTTCAAAAGAAATTCGGCATTCTTGAGTGTCAGTTTtaactttcttatttttcttttagatCATAAAATCCGTCGAAGAATCTCGGCGAACGATCGTGGTACTGTCCAGCAATTTCCTGGAATCTGAATGGGGGAAAATGGAGTTCCGGACGGCCCATATCAACTCGATGAAGGAGAAGCGGGTCCGAGTGATCGTGATCATCTATGACGAAATTGGAGACATCGAATCGCTAGAACCAGAGCTCAAAGCCTATCTGAAGATGAACACCTACGTCAAGTGGGGCGATCCGTGGTTCTGGGATAAACTCCGATATGCCATGCCCCATCCGCCGACCGTAAAGGGAATCAAGGGTAAAGGCCTGATCAAGAATCACATCAAAAGTTCAGTCGATGACAAGCTGGAGCTGATCAAGCCGGTCCCAGTTACCCCACCTCCACAAACGACCCCTCCGGCAGAAATGAATGGTCATGCCCGCTCACCGTTTACCATCACCAATGGGAAAACCATGAACGGCAACGGATACCACGTAAATGGACATCTAGTCAACGGGTTCACCAATGGTCACGTCAACGGAGCCTTCATGATCAACAGCAACGCCAAGCAGAGTGACGTATAGTTGAGAGCCTCGATGTCGTCCATTTTCTAGGAACGACCTACCCATCAACAATGGTAGTAGCGATAACCAAACCCCGAAAAATACGACCAGACTGAGTGTGAGATTAGCGATGAAATTGGTTCAATGGAAAAAACATACCTACACAACAATCAACTGATCGCTAAAGGTTTCCATAACGAGAAACATACAAATTTAATAGAGAGTGAAGCCGAACCTAGGACCTACAAATGCAAACAACCAATTGAAATGTGATAAAACTGTAGAAGCAAACTTCGAGAATCTCAGTTCCCGCAAGTCAGTttccaaactaaaaaaaagaaaaatatatcaaagaaaACCCCGTTCATAGCAGAACTAATTTTAAGCCAGCTTAGCGAAGTTTCAGGCCCCGAAAAGTCGATTCATCTTCACTTTGGTGAAAAAGATTTAACAGAAACAAGTTACAACTgacacataaaaaaaagtatagagctttttgaagatgaaacaaacaaacacataCCAAGGAGAAAACACAAACGAGCCTTTTGTACATAAAGACTTatttattaatcttttttttatacaaagtaAAAACCAATGCGTGATGAAACTGAAAGAAAGAGAGCAAATGCGAATGCGAGCGAGAAAGAGTCCTCTATTTTATAGCGAATTTGTACCGACCGTCGAGAATTTAGTATTCgattagaagttttttttttcctttcctatTGTTTTTGATTTGTGCAAACATACTCGTCAAAGTATATATacataaaattatataaaagtTAGGGTAAGTTTATAGGAAATAGAAATAAAAGCAGCGGCAATGATTGAACTAAAGAATAGCGtcgataaaaaaacgaaaaaaaaaacaagagagaaAATTTGTTGACAAAGAATcgttttactttagaaaaaaaactattattctaTAGAAACCTGGAAATCTCTGTAAAGAATGTCATCCCATCCTGTTAATTTTACGAACGATACTTTAAAATGAATCGCGTGCGTTTCagagcagcaaaaaaaagtgaaagagaaaaaaaatcatactttgtTAGTTACGCGACACTAGAACACTAATAATCGtgtaaattcatttgaatttgaaaataaagatcTGCAATTGTACACAGAAATCTGGTCTCAATTAAGAAATATCCGAACCTGTATCCGAAACCGAGTACGAATGCaccaaagtaagaaataaaaataaaaataatttttatcagttttcaaatatttattgacA is a window encoding:
- the LOC129740582 gene encoding protein toll-like; the encoded protein is MDSIIRMVAFLFPFLAALLTHNLANSFPQNYDYVIGADYGAVTGLSGSPGAGRRSSGSGQDQRFVCPEPTPSSDYSCMYVGGYYEIQSPVINPQLTIKIDPGKYAQIECYDKHEFDDLPHLNLGNTSQIKITRCKLSQHKSILQHISFLGVKNIKDFWYQSLGKDFGVKLVHQHFDGMRNLEKLILTSGIEDLQPDLFSDLPNLKWLNLRSNYVKLLHNVFDNLTNLVILELAINQINELEPGLFKNQRNLRHLNLFRNQLNNITKESFRGAETIQELDLSANAIESFDPDVFSLLPDLTELNLSFNRFTTLPENLLAENRKLKDFRLVHNQAPMQTLPESFLANLPQLKTVILNRCSFTHLPATLLKGSSEIAMLDFSYNQLTSLPEQLLRDQLQLTDLNLAYNELEILPDRLLDNTVKLEKLRLSYNRLYNLTANVFYALENLQELYLDNNYLHSIDRNAFDRTSTLVKLYLQNNFLSFHDFSFVEQELDIAEGDGTPFQTLNNLRILNLRNNSITTIFRDWAVNAIKLEELDLSYNNISMLSYSSLPFISSRIRVNLTHNKISQIELRDMEQIIMGQPDSYVSHVDLYLNDNPLNCDCVLLQFIQYLRQMMGKRVYKTITFNADNLRCAEPKQFEGRLVSSLELEDLFCDLDQPGTEVKLCPAKCHCTTRPFDKALIVNCTKQGLTEIPPLPVPSNFAHEYTELHMEYNNVSELPTEELTGYFSVGKLFMQNNSLVQLLPENLPSKLRMLDVSNNRLVVLNQSVIEVLNSSKFLENTRMAGNRWQCDCTTSELVNFVQRNQQRIGDINQLTCEGGTSFTSVTISDLCNRDLTVILGWSISLTILFILIAILTIFYYRYNMEIKVWLFKNGLFLWLVTEEELDKDKLYDAFISYSHKDEDFITEQLVPTLEKEPMNFKTCLHIRDWTAGEMISTQIIKSVEESRRTIVVLSSNFLESEWGKMEFRTAHINSMKEKRVRVIVIIYDEIGDIESLEPELKAYLKMNTYVKWGDPWFWDKLRYAMPHPPTVKGIKGKGLIKNHIKSSVDDKLELIKPVPVTPPPQTTPPAEMNGHARSPFTITNGKTMNGNGYHVNGHLVNGFTNGHVNGAFMINSNAKQSDV